From a region of the Eretmochelys imbricata isolate rEreImb1 chromosome 6, rEreImb1.hap1, whole genome shotgun sequence genome:
- the MDK gene encoding midkine isoform X2 — MQVRGFFLLLVLILMAAASEAGKNKKADCKYKFESWGGCDAATGLKARSGTLKKALYNAECQETIQVTKPCSPKTKSKSKARKGKGKD, encoded by the exons ATGCAGGTCCGTGggttcttcctcctcctggtgCTGATCCTCATGGCTGCAGCCTCTGAGGCTGGTAAAAACAAGAAAG CTGACTGCAAGTATAAGTTTGAGAGCTGGGGCGGGTGCGATGCTGCCACAGGTCTAAAGGCCCGTTCAGGCACCCTGAAGAAAGCCCTGTACAATGCCGAGTGTCAGGAGACCATTCAAGTGACCAAGCCCTGTTCTCCCAAGACCAAGTCAAAATCCAAAG ccaggaaagggaaggggaaggactAG
- the MDK gene encoding midkine isoform X1: MQVRGFFLLLVLILMAAASEAGKNKKDKVKKNGSECEDWRWGPCTPNSKDCGVGYREGTCKEETKRLKCKIPCNWKKEFGADCKYKFESWGGCDAATGLKARSGTLKKALYNAECQETIQVTKPCSPKTKSKSKARKGKGKD, from the exons ATGCAGGTCCGTGggttcttcctcctcctggtgCTGATCCTCATGGCTGCAGCCTCTGAGGCTGGTAAAAACAAGAAAG ACAAGGTGAAGAAGAACGGCTCCGAGTGTGAGGATTGGCGCTGGGGGCCTTGCACCCCAAACAGCAAAGACTGTGGCGTGGGCTACCGCGAGGGGACCTGCAAGGAGGAGACTAAGAGACTCAAGTGCAAGATCCCCTGCAACTGGAAGAAGGAGTTTGGAG CTGACTGCAAGTATAAGTTTGAGAGCTGGGGCGGGTGCGATGCTGCCACAGGTCTAAAGGCCCGTTCAGGCACCCTGAAGAAAGCCCTGTACAATGCCGAGTGTCAGGAGACCATTCAAGTGACCAAGCCCTGTTCTCCCAAGACCAAGTCAAAATCCAAAG ccaggaaagggaaggggaaggactAG